One Epidermidibacterium keratini DNA segment encodes these proteins:
- the map gene encoding type I methionyl aminopeptidase, producing MPRAALTPGTLTDVLDVPASIDRPEYVGKPAPAPYTGSDVQSAQTIERMRRAGSLAAQCLQAVGAQVRPGVRTDELDAFAHQFLIDAGAYPSPLGYRGYPRATCISLNEVICHGIPDSTVIEDGDIVNIDITAFLDGVHGDTNATFLAGDVSEQARLLVERTEQALHRAIKACAPGRPLNVIGRVIESYARRFGYGVVHGFTGHGIGTAFHSGLVIYHYDNPDIPGYMEPGMTFTIEPMITLGGIDYDLWSDGWTAVTRDRSWTAQFEHTVLITDDGVEILTLA from the coding sequence GTGCCACGAGCCGCCCTCACCCCCGGCACCCTCACCGACGTACTCGACGTCCCGGCGAGCATCGACCGGCCGGAGTACGTCGGCAAGCCCGCGCCGGCGCCGTACACCGGCAGTGACGTGCAGTCGGCGCAGACCATCGAACGCATGCGGCGCGCGGGATCGCTTGCGGCGCAGTGCTTGCAGGCGGTCGGCGCCCAGGTGCGTCCCGGCGTACGCACCGACGAGCTGGACGCGTTTGCCCACCAGTTCCTCATCGACGCGGGCGCCTATCCGTCGCCGCTCGGCTACCGCGGCTACCCCCGCGCGACGTGCATCTCGCTCAACGAGGTGATCTGCCACGGCATCCCGGACTCGACGGTCATCGAGGACGGCGACATCGTCAACATCGACATCACCGCCTTCCTGGACGGCGTACACGGCGACACCAATGCCACGTTTCTCGCCGGAGACGTGAGCGAGCAGGCCCGGCTGCTGGTCGAGCGCACCGAGCAGGCGCTGCACCGCGCGATCAAGGCGTGTGCCCCCGGGCGGCCGCTCAATGTCATCGGCCGGGTGATCGAGTCCTACGCGAGGCGTTTCGGGTACGGCGTCGTCCACGGCTTCACCGGGCACGGCATCGGCACCGCATTTCACTCCGGGCTGGTGATCTATCACTACGACAACCCCGATATCCCCGGTTACATGGAGCCGGGGATGACCTTCACGATCGAGCCGATGATCACGCTCGGCGGGATCGACTACGACCTGTGGTCCGACGGCTGGACCGCGGTGACCCGCGACCGGTCATGGACCGCGCAGTTCGAGCACACCGTGCTCATCACCGACGACGGCGTGGAGATCCTGACGCTTGCGTGA
- a CDS encoding DUF2332 family protein, giving the protein MASGMDLATAFKTQARALRDSRVNASLLRGAASDIEAGGVAGEVLGEVVERGVRNGRVLLPEELPARFAAAVHLLALRGGTPLSEVYPSTGGGGNLHEIWPVAREVVAEQRQQVVQSMIRPSRRTDPSRAAMLLAALAFIGAQRPEPVRVFDVGAGAGLMLAAQQYRQDFFGETVGPPASPVNLGHPWAVAPGIEYADVPHIVELVGADISPLDVRRRADLDPMVAWTSPDVPAEAERLLAACDVVRGAGITVEAMASSVWLPRGISWPRTDAHTVVWHSDVVLEMSVPERTEFASEILGAAGRATEDAPLSVVSFEPAGADYLLYADPVGASLRRRQLRIEPHRFELRVNQWPSGDSWVLAVAEPTGQGAHWGAG; this is encoded by the coding sequence GTGGCGTCCGGGATGGATCTGGCGACGGCGTTCAAGACGCAGGCGCGCGCATTGCGCGACTCGCGCGTGAACGCCTCGCTGCTGCGCGGCGCGGCGAGCGACATTGAGGCCGGCGGCGTCGCTGGCGAGGTGCTCGGCGAGGTGGTCGAGCGCGGCGTACGCAACGGTCGGGTGCTGCTTCCGGAGGAGCTGCCGGCTCGGTTTGCCGCAGCCGTCCACCTGCTCGCGTTGCGTGGCGGTACGCCGTTGAGCGAGGTCTATCCGAGCACCGGTGGCGGCGGCAATCTGCACGAGATCTGGCCGGTGGCAAGGGAAGTCGTTGCCGAGCAGCGCCAGCAGGTCGTGCAGTCGATGATCCGCCCGTCGCGGCGTACCGACCCCTCCCGCGCGGCGATGTTGCTGGCCGCGCTCGCGTTCATCGGTGCCCAACGCCCCGAGCCCGTGCGCGTCTTCGACGTCGGTGCGGGTGCGGGCCTCATGCTCGCTGCGCAGCAGTACCGACAGGACTTCTTCGGCGAGACCGTCGGACCGCCGGCCAGCCCGGTCAACCTTGGACATCCGTGGGCGGTCGCGCCCGGCATCGAGTACGCCGACGTACCGCACATCGTCGAGCTCGTCGGCGCCGACATCTCACCTCTTGACGTACGCCGCCGCGCTGACCTCGACCCGATGGTGGCGTGGACCAGTCCCGACGTACCCGCCGAAGCCGAGCGGCTGCTCGCTGCCTGCGACGTCGTGCGCGGTGCCGGCATCACGGTCGAGGCGATGGCGTCGTCGGTATGGCTGCCTCGCGGGATCAGCTGGCCGCGCACCGATGCGCACACGGTCGTGTGGCACAGCGACGTCGTACTCGAGATGTCGGTGCCTGAGCGCACCGAGTTCGCCTCAGAGATTCTCGGCGCCGCGGGTCGCGCCACCGAGGACGCGCCGCTCAGTGTCGTCAGCTTCGAGCCTGCCGGGGCCGACTACCTGCTGTATGCCGACCCGGTGGGTGCGTCGCTGCGCCGCCGCCAGCTGCGGATCGAGCCGCACCGCTTCGAGCTGCGCGTCAACCAGTGGCCCTCGGGTGACTCGTGGGTGCTCGCAGTTGCCGAACCCACAGGTCAGGGTGCGCACTGGGGTGCCGGCTAG
- a CDS encoding LysM peptidoglycan-binding domain-containing protein, which yields MRIVWRAGAWELALATTIWLLAPSRHEVWDLVRAPQAFVDSYGADAAALVVASAVLCAICGVLVVAVALTAVAEIREQPACGIAGGRAWPVMQLAALMVGAAVLPAACAPVGAPASTSTSATAEPSQDAGPTVIDQFDWPAEGAEQAPPVTTQPPTTDQPETDQPASPEVEPPPATSPPPVADGEPAAGGTAYTVVAGDCLWSIAAQQLGPNASLADIADAVDDLWSANAEAIGSDPDRLLPGQVLQLPFGPPISA from the coding sequence ATGCGCATTGTCTGGCGAGCCGGCGCGTGGGAGCTGGCCTTGGCGACGACGATCTGGCTGCTGGCGCCGTCACGGCACGAGGTGTGGGATCTCGTCCGCGCTCCGCAGGCTTTCGTGGACTCCTACGGCGCCGACGCCGCAGCGCTCGTCGTTGCCAGCGCCGTACTCTGCGCGATCTGCGGCGTACTCGTCGTGGCGGTGGCGTTGACCGCGGTCGCCGAGATTCGCGAGCAGCCGGCGTGTGGTATCGCTGGTGGCCGCGCGTGGCCGGTCATGCAGCTCGCGGCGTTGATGGTGGGTGCGGCGGTGTTGCCGGCCGCATGCGCGCCGGTGGGGGCACCCGCGTCGACGTCGACGAGCGCGACGGCCGAGCCGAGCCAGGATGCCGGGCCGACCGTGATCGACCAGTTCGACTGGCCCGCCGAAGGCGCCGAGCAGGCCCCGCCGGTAACGACGCAACCACCAACCACGGACCAGCCCGAGACGGACCAGCCGGCCTCGCCGGAGGTGGAACCACCGCCAGCGACGTCTCCCCCGCCGGTGGCCGACGGCGAGCCCGCAGCCGGCGGTACGGCGTACACCGTGGTCGCCGGCGATTGCCTGTGGAGCATCGCCGCGCAGCAGCTTGGACCGAATGCGTCGTTGGCCGACATCGCCGATGCGGTTGATGACTTATGGAGCGCGAACGCCGAGGCGATCGGCTCCGATCCCGACCGCCTGCTCCCCGGGCAGGTCCTGCAGTTGCCATTTGGGCCCCCGATAAGCGCGTGA
- a CDS encoding WS/DGAT/MGAT family O-acyltransferase, with translation MSDRLSAADMSFLYVEDDHTPMHIGDVLIFTPPRGGFAYDKLTDLIADRLELVPRYRQKIAYVPGNLSGPRWVDDENFDVHFHVRRSALPKPGGQAQLAELVSRLMSRRLDRDRPLWEIYLVEGLSRGRVAIITKTHSALVDGIDGMEIGEVLLDPTREPAPMAATEWVPRRTPTPVGLLLEVLRESVSAPRTVLDSARAAIANAKHTGERIWSVGRGALAATQWIVSPAKSSPINVSVRGARRFAMSKQSLADFKAIKDRHGCAVNDVVLAVIAGALRSWMLARGSVISREQTLRALVPLSVKPIDADAAFGETGQLTTLFVDLPLGEENPVLRLSRIAFSTRAHRESGLAVAADALVPLTRFAPPTLHSLGARVGQGLTRRGFNLVVTNAPGPQSAMYAAGARLRDVYPVIPLATTQALAIGVTSYDGHVYFGINADRDATGDLDLFASMIDEAIAELRAPDRTEEEE, from the coding sequence ATGAGTGACCGGCTATCTGCCGCCGACATGTCCTTCTTGTATGTCGAGGACGACCACACGCCCATGCATATTGGCGATGTCCTCATCTTCACCCCGCCTCGCGGCGGCTTCGCCTACGACAAGCTGACCGACCTGATCGCCGACCGGCTCGAGCTGGTCCCGCGGTATCGGCAGAAGATCGCTTATGTGCCAGGCAATCTCTCAGGTCCGCGATGGGTTGACGACGAAAACTTCGACGTGCACTTCCACGTCCGCCGCTCGGCACTGCCAAAGCCCGGCGGCCAGGCGCAGCTCGCCGAGCTCGTGAGCCGGCTGATGTCGCGGCGCCTGGATCGCGACCGTCCGCTCTGGGAGATCTACCTTGTCGAGGGTCTGTCGCGGGGGCGCGTCGCGATCATCACCAAGACGCACAGCGCCCTCGTCGACGGCATCGACGGCATGGAGATCGGCGAGGTCCTCCTCGACCCGACCCGTGAGCCCGCGCCGATGGCCGCCACTGAGTGGGTGCCGCGGCGTACCCCCACTCCGGTGGGACTGCTGCTTGAGGTGCTGCGTGAGTCGGTAAGCGCACCGCGGACCGTCCTGGACTCGGCACGGGCAGCCATCGCCAACGCCAAGCACACCGGCGAACGAATCTGGTCGGTCGGGCGCGGGGCGCTCGCGGCGACCCAGTGGATCGTCAGCCCGGCGAAGTCGAGCCCGATCAACGTGAGCGTGCGCGGTGCTCGACGGTTTGCGATGTCGAAGCAGTCGCTGGCCGACTTCAAGGCCATCAAGGACCGCCACGGCTGCGCGGTCAACGACGTCGTACTCGCCGTCATCGCCGGGGCGCTACGTTCGTGGATGCTCGCGCGGGGCAGCGTCATCTCTCGTGAGCAGACGCTGCGCGCTCTGGTGCCGCTGTCGGTCAAGCCGATCGACGCCGATGCCGCGTTCGGCGAGACCGGGCAGCTGACGACGCTGTTTGTCGACCTTCCGCTCGGCGAGGAGAATCCGGTGCTTCGCTTGAGCCGCATAGCATTTTCGACGCGGGCGCACCGCGAGTCCGGGCTCGCCGTCGCCGCCGACGCGCTGGTGCCGCTCACCCGGTTTGCCCCGCCCACCCTGCACTCGCTCGGTGCGCGCGTCGGCCAGGGTCTGACCCGTCGCGGCTTCAACCTCGTCGTCACGAACGCTCCGGGGCCGCAGAGCGCGATGTACGCCGCGGGCGCGCGACTGCGCGATGTCTACCCGGTGATTCCGCTGGCCACGACCCAGGCGCTGGCGATCGGGGTGACGTCGTACGACGGACATGTCTACTTTGGAATCAACGCCGATCGTGACGCGACTGGCGACCTGGACCTGTTTGCGTCCATGATCGACGAGGCGATCGCCGAGCTGCGCGCGCCGGATCGCACAGAGGAAGAGGAGTAG
- a CDS encoding SAF domain-containing protein has protein sequence MTTTLRPTPPDDQAAALPRSPAARRLRSIRWFNLRLLLGVVLVLAAVIGGARIIGAADKTTTVWAAAVDLAEGVQLTEADLVAVEVRIEDGTGSYLAANTVPQGKTLLRDITAGELIPASAVGTASDQVSLALSVPAQQLPASAQRGDRVSIYASTDATGSSTPPESAAVVAEAVTLVEISGRSDGALSVGSADLQVVIAVPSCAVQQILDATNGRQLSVVVLDDSAAPTELC, from the coding sequence ATGACGACGACCCTGCGCCCTACGCCGCCCGACGACCAGGCCGCGGCACTGCCCCGCTCACCCGCAGCGCGGCGACTGCGCTCGATTCGCTGGTTCAACCTCAGGTTGCTGCTCGGTGTCGTGCTCGTCCTCGCGGCGGTCATCGGTGGTGCGCGGATCATCGGTGCCGCAGACAAGACCACCACCGTCTGGGCTGCGGCCGTCGACCTGGCCGAAGGTGTCCAGCTCACTGAAGCGGACCTCGTTGCCGTCGAGGTGCGCATCGAAGACGGCACCGGCAGCTACCTCGCAGCTAACACTGTGCCGCAGGGCAAGACGCTGCTGCGCGACATCACAGCGGGCGAGCTCATCCCGGCCTCGGCGGTGGGCACGGCGAGTGACCAGGTATCGCTGGCATTGTCGGTTCCGGCGCAGCAGCTGCCGGCCTCTGCGCAGCGCGGAGATCGCGTGTCGATCTATGCATCGACGGACGCTACGGGGAGCAGTACGCCACCCGAGAGTGCCGCTGTAGTCGCCGAAGCAGTCACCCTCGTCGAGATCAGCGGTCGGTCAGACGGCGCGCTCTCGGTGGGCTCGGCCGACCTGCAGGTCGTCATCGCCGTACCGAGCTGCGCCGTACAGCAGATCCTCGATGCCACCAACGGGCGCCAGCTCTCGGTCGTCGTACTCGACGACAGCGCCGCGCCGACGGAGCTGTGCTGA
- a CDS encoding PH domain-containing protein: protein MPRTARSQTTVVRGLGDPRQYLLRDERVVVAVRRHVLVLGAAVAETIGFIAAVVMLQFLLDYARWINTVAGLVMLAALLRMAYLVLEWRMERFVVTTQRMMLLSGVINRRIAAIPLRKVTDLTFDKPLVGQIFGYGTFVIESAGQDQAMSRIAYLPRANFLYIEVSDLLFGSGPDAVFESSLPIGVDPDDDRFAAQAPSRDYDPAQERQDYDEYAEADRQQTDPTLGQQLAGIDFSGPPPPATTAGSAISERRAPRWARR, encoded by the coding sequence ATGCCGCGCACCGCGCGCTCGCAGACCACCGTCGTCCGCGGACTCGGCGATCCGCGGCAGTACCTGCTGCGCGATGAGCGAGTGGTCGTCGCCGTACGCCGCCACGTGCTCGTACTGGGCGCTGCGGTGGCCGAGACCATCGGGTTCATCGCGGCCGTGGTCATGCTGCAGTTCCTGCTGGACTACGCCAGGTGGATCAACACCGTCGCCGGGCTGGTGATGCTCGCCGCACTGCTGCGCATGGCCTACCTTGTGCTGGAGTGGCGCATGGAGCGGTTCGTCGTCACCACTCAGCGGATGATGCTGCTCTCTGGGGTGATCAACCGGCGAATCGCGGCGATCCCGCTGCGCAAGGTGACCGACCTGACTTTCGACAAGCCGCTGGTCGGGCAGATCTTCGGCTACGGCACCTTCGTGATCGAGTCCGCCGGCCAAGACCAGGCGATGTCGCGGATCGCCTACCTGCCGCGGGCGAACTTCCTGTATATCGAGGTCTCTGACCTGCTCTTTGGCTCCGGGCCCGACGCCGTCTTCGAGTCATCGCTGCCGATCGGTGTCGACCCGGACGATGACCGGTTTGCCGCACAGGCGCCCTCTCGCGATTACGACCCCGCCCAGGAGCGCCAGGACTACGACGAGTACGCCGAAGCCGACCGCCAGCAGACCGATCCGACCCTGGGCCAGCAGCTCGCCGGGATCGACTTCAGCGGACCTCCGCCGCCTGCGACGACCGCCGGCAGCGCGATCAGCGAACGCCGCGCCCCGAGATGGGCTCGTCGCTGA
- a CDS encoding thiol-disulfide oxidoreductase DCC family protein — protein sequence MNFRTRPVLVYDGDCGICTKCVGFVERHLARDIDIVAFQHADLDSLGLSWAECEEAVQWVTPDGTVSSAHIAVGDLLKASGWQWRPLAFLAQTPPFAWVASLAYKWIAKNRHRLPGGTPACAMPAHLRPGATRSS from the coding sequence GTGAATTTCAGGACGCGACCGGTGCTGGTGTACGACGGCGACTGCGGGATCTGCACGAAGTGCGTCGGCTTCGTCGAGCGGCATCTCGCCCGCGACATCGACATCGTCGCCTTCCAGCACGCCGACCTCGACTCGCTGGGCCTCAGCTGGGCCGAGTGCGAGGAAGCCGTCCAGTGGGTCACCCCCGACGGCACCGTCAGTTCTGCGCATATCGCGGTCGGCGACCTGCTGAAGGCATCCGGTTGGCAGTGGCGCCCACTCGCGTTCCTCGCCCAGACCCCGCCGTTCGCATGGGTCGCGTCGCTGGCCTACAAGTGGATCGCTAAGAACCGGCATCGCCTACCTGGTGGTACGCCGGCCTGCGCGATGCCCGCGCACCTGCGCCCCGGCGCAACCCGCTCGAGCTAG
- a CDS encoding AAA family ATPase, with the protein MPTPVATAVVEPMADASVLRAVEQTDGALTLARRCVDVAELVAVAASGQVRACVISQTLPGLDRTVLDALHAYDVAVIALADAPVGTVLPWDAVLEIPVVPDDLVRAVLQGPMLRDTTQDGPNGVAPTTRSQVVAVWGPAGAPGRSTVALGLADEASRLGVPTLLVDADVYGGAIAPMLGLLDEAPGLAAAARVATQGDLEIGTLARLALSLGPNLRVLTGISRVDRWPELRPGAIEAVLAAARQLCPLVVVDCAFAIEQDEELSYDTLAPRRNGATIAVLEQADTVVFVGGADPVAVARAMRALQELSEMLPHLRPVVVANQVRSSVFAGNPQPQLAEAYQRYAGLPVHSFLPYDRAATDAMLARGRTLAEAAPRSALRAELRALATALTGARVKAARASRASRRARRGIETAR; encoded by the coding sequence ATGCCGACGCCAGTGGCGACCGCCGTCGTCGAACCGATGGCCGATGCCAGCGTGCTGCGCGCCGTCGAGCAGACCGACGGTGCGCTCACGCTCGCGCGCCGCTGCGTCGATGTGGCCGAGCTGGTCGCGGTCGCCGCCTCCGGGCAGGTCCGCGCGTGTGTCATCTCGCAGACGCTGCCCGGGCTCGACCGCACCGTGCTCGATGCGTTGCACGCCTACGACGTTGCGGTGATCGCGCTTGCCGATGCCCCCGTCGGCACGGTGCTCCCGTGGGACGCGGTGCTTGAGATCCCCGTCGTACCAGACGATCTCGTGCGCGCAGTGCTGCAGGGGCCGATGCTTCGCGACACCACTCAAGACGGGCCTAACGGCGTCGCGCCGACCACCCGATCGCAGGTGGTCGCGGTGTGGGGACCGGCCGGTGCGCCCGGACGCAGCACCGTCGCGCTCGGTCTCGCCGACGAGGCGAGCCGGCTCGGAGTGCCGACGTTGCTCGTGGATGCCGACGTCTACGGCGGCGCGATCGCCCCGATGCTTGGCTTACTCGACGAGGCGCCGGGGCTCGCCGCGGCGGCGCGCGTCGCGACGCAGGGCGATCTCGAGATTGGCACGCTCGCCCGGCTCGCGCTCTCGCTCGGGCCGAATCTCCGGGTCCTGACAGGGATCTCGCGCGTCGACCGATGGCCTGAACTGCGACCCGGAGCGATCGAGGCAGTGCTCGCCGCCGCGCGTCAGCTGTGCCCGCTTGTCGTGGTCGACTGCGCCTTCGCGATCGAACAGGACGAGGAGCTGTCCTACGACACGCTCGCTCCTCGTCGCAACGGCGCAACGATCGCCGTACTCGAGCAGGCTGACACCGTCGTGTTTGTCGGCGGTGCCGATCCGGTCGCCGTCGCCCGAGCGATGCGCGCGCTGCAGGAGCTGAGCGAGATGCTGCCTCACCTGCGACCGGTCGTGGTCGCAAACCAGGTGCGCAGCTCGGTCTTTGCCGGCAACCCGCAGCCGCAGCTCGCCGAGGCCTACCAGCGGTACGCCGGACTGCCGGTGCACTCGTTCTTGCCCTACGACCGCGCCGCCACGGACGCCATGCTGGCCCGCGGACGGACGCTTGCCGAGGCGGCACCACGCTCCGCGCTGCGGGCGGAGCTTCGCGCTCTGGCTACCGCCCTTACCGGTGCTCGCGTCAAGGCTGCACGCGCCAGCCGGGCGAGTCGCCGCGCACGGCGCGGCATCGAGACGGCAAGATGA
- a CDS encoding helix-turn-helix domain-containing protein, with translation MPANRFLKLSDVADILNISSSQAYALVRSGDLPAIKVGGRGQWRVENAELEAYIQRAYHKTEQQVASNAFSDADADVEA, from the coding sequence GTGCCGGCCAACCGCTTCCTGAAGCTCAGCGATGTTGCGGACATTCTCAACATCTCAAGCTCGCAGGCCTATGCGCTCGTGCGCAGCGGAGATCTTCCAGCGATCAAGGTCGGCGGTCGCGGCCAGTGGCGGGTCGAGAATGCCGAGCTTGAGGCCTACATCCAGCGCGCTTATCACAAGACCGAGCAGCAGGTTGCCAGCAACGCGTTCTCCGACGCCGACGCCGACGTCGAGGCGTAA
- a CDS encoding DUF6912 family protein encodes MNRKISVYVPITAGELRSVRDGSLPGPVTVYFSDLPEDEFGPDDLEQAQFDSLCDAAAASVEKLTEATSATPLRAVVAARVAGSAPVLQDDGSYVIGSLPWEAVNAIYIDELAAARDVESLIAAVKAGREPSDTQYDAVENRLMLWHDPSEIDNLIEAYER; translated from the coding sequence ATGAACCGCAAGATTTCCGTGTACGTCCCGATTACCGCCGGTGAGCTACGGTCGGTGCGTGACGGTTCGCTGCCTGGACCGGTCACGGTCTACTTCTCGGACCTGCCCGAGGACGAGTTCGGTCCCGATGATCTCGAGCAGGCACAGTTTGACTCGCTCTGCGACGCGGCGGCCGCGAGCGTCGAGAAGCTCACCGAGGCAACCTCGGCGACCCCACTGCGCGCCGTCGTCGCCGCGCGGGTCGCGGGGAGCGCGCCCGTGCTGCAGGACGACGGGTCCTATGTGATCGGATCGCTGCCCTGGGAAGCGGTAAATGCCATCTATATCGACGAACTTGCCGCAGCGCGAGACGTCGAGTCGCTGATCGCGGCGGTCAAGGCCGGCCGCGAACCAAGCGACACCCAGTACGACGCAGTGGAAAACCGGTTGATGCTGTGGCATGACCCGAGCGAGATCGACAACCTGATCGAGGCCTACGAGCGCTAA